The Raphanus sativus cultivar WK10039 chromosome 6, ASM80110v3, whole genome shotgun sequence sequence TATCCACATAATTTTTTctgaaatatccaaaataactCGAATTACCTGAGAGTTTTATTGGAATCATCCtaattatttacattttacTCGAAATActctatatttctatatttgaTTTCAAATACCGGAAATAACCAAACCAGAACCAAATTTTTTCCAGGTATTTTCTAGTTCCTAATTTACTATCGGATCATTACCCGAGCTGTGAAACCTAAAGAATCAATCCAACCTGAAAATTTGATGATTCCTATATGGATCCTCTAGCCCCTACCGGATTAACTGATACCCACCCGAATTATCCTACCCGGATCAATACCCAAATTGCCCAGGCCTAGTCAGAACTTGTCCTAAAGAAGCAGAAGATCTCATTGACTTACGAAATGGCCCTGGCAGTCCTTgatgaaacttcaaataacTCAAGAAAGAAATTGCTTGTAGAGTCTTCCCCAATCCCATCTGCTCAATTCTTCGATTAGACTAAACATAGATACAATCACAAAGAGAGCATTTCAAAAAGACGTTGTTGGTATGGTACCTCGTCTCCTGCAATTTAGAAACCGAAAATTGATCGAATCGGTTTAACCTTTTGATTTGCATCGGAAGAAGGAATAGGAGATTTTACCGAGAACGACATTGACGCCGAGGAGATATTTGTGTATAAGCCAAGAGACTCCTTCGACTTGGTGAGGCTTTAGAGTCGCTGTGACTCCGAACTTTTTGAAATCGGGAGGCGCGTGGCTTGCTTGTGAATTCGCGGTGAGTATGATGTTGGTCGCCGCTTCCAGTCGCCGTTCGTACTCCATCGTCTTGTGGAGAGGACTTTTTTTGGCGGTGAACTgtcttttgatatattttttttttggtttgccGCTTAGGGCAGAGGACCGGTTCGTGAAAACCGATATAATTTGATTAAAGGCTCGAGGCTACGACGTCGTTTTCTATAATACTTAATGGGCCTGGCCGACGGttattaatttttcagtttttgggTTGTCCCTCTCATTTGACCACACTCATGGACTCATGGTTACGCTCCATCTTTACTAACCGTAAAGCCTCTCTATTCGTCAGAGGGTTTCTTTCGCAAAACCTCCTTTAAGTTTTGAAACGCCGGCGAAGAGAAGAGAAGCGAAGCAACTTCTTCAAACAAACCCTAGCTCCGGTGGAGATTATAGAGAAAAACGCAATGTCTGGGTTTTCGTTTGGTCAATCGAACACCGGTGGAGGAGGATCCTTGTTCGGATCTTCCTCCGTAGCAAGCTCCTCGTCTGCTTCATCCACCTCATCTCCGTTAGCTTTCTCCTTCAATCAATCCACCGGATTTGGATTCGGAGCCAACGCATCGGCTCCCGCTTCCTCAACGACTCCATCGTTCGGATTTGGAGCCTCCGCATCGGCTCCTACTTCCTCCGCGACTCCATCGTTCGGATTTGGAGCCTCCGCATCGGCTCCTGCTTCCTCCGCAACTCCATCGTTTGGATTTGGAGCCAGCGCACCGGCTCCTACTTCCTCCGCAGCTCCATCGTTTGGATTTGGAGCTTCCGCCACTGCATCGGGTCCTGCTGCATCCACAACTCCATCGTTTGGATTCGGAGCCACCGCACCCACGGCATCGACTCCTGCTTCCTCCGCAGCTCCGTCATTTGGATTCGGAGCCCCCGCATCCACCGGATTCGGGTTCGGATCCTCTGCTGCGTCTTCGTCTGGTTCTGCTCCCTCACTGTTTGGATCCTCTACCAATGCTTCCGCGGCTTCTCCTGGCTCTTCTCCTTTCGGATTCGTAACTTCATCGGCTTCTCAGCCTGGTGCTTCTTCTTCTGCGACTGTTTCAGCACCATCTCCGTTCGGAGCGCCAGCGCCAGCCAGTGGTTCAACATCCCTCTTTGGATCTTCCTCGTCTTTATTCTCCGCTCCTTCCTCTGCGGCCAGCTCGAGTTCTCCTCTCTTCGGGACTTCCTCATCGGCCCCTGGCTCAACCGCTTCTCTTTTCGGCGCACAATCTTCAGCCACCGCCTCCACACCTTCCCCTTTCGGCGCTGCGGCACCGTCCTCATCAGCCTCTGGCTCCTCACCGTCAATCTTCGGCGGGGCGGCTGGGTCCTCAGCCTCTGGCTCCTCTCCTTCAACCTTTGGCGGGGCGGCAGCGTCATCAGCCTCTGGCTCCTCTCCTTCAATCTTTGGTGCGGCTGCGTCCTCAGCTTCTGGTTCCTCACCATCCATCTTTGGAGCCACCGGTTCATCTCAGTCCATGTTCGGATCATCTACTACGTCAGCCAGTTCAACACTGTCTCTCTTCGCATCGTCCTTGTCAGGCGCAGCAGCAGCTTCTTCACCATCCCCATTTGGATTTTCCACCGTCACTTCCTCCTCCACAACAACCAATCCCTCTCCCGCCTCGGCTTCTACCGGACTCTCTTTCTTGAAAAGCACAGGAATCTCAACCACCACTGCTACCTCCGCTTCTGCTCCTTCAcaatcatcatcttcctccttCTCATTTGCTACACCCGCAAGTTCAGGCTTTCAATCTTCTACGGGGTTTAACCTTTCAACCGCAAGCTCAGCTCCTCCATCCACCACATCCCCAGCATTGTTCTCTACtgcaaccaccaccaccacgtcCTTTTCGACTCCCGCTGCCATTAGTGCACCATCTTCCTCAGCTGCAGCTTCTACAACGACGTTCCCTTCTTTTGGTGTGGGCTCATCTGCAGCCAACACTACTACGGCTACTTCCCCTGCTCCAGCATTTGGTTTTACCAGCTCGAgttctgctgctgctgcaacTACTACTTTTGCTGTACCCCAGGCAGCATCAACTACTGCTACTACGACGCAGACATCACTTGTTGTGGCTTCGACTAGTGGGTAATGTCTCTGCTCTTCTCATGAGTTGTACGGCTATATCTGCTACAACTGCCTTCACCATTGTTTGTTTGTAGCTGATATTTACTTTTACGTGTTTCTTGTTTGTAGGACAAGCACAACAACTGTTGCAGCTCCACTGGCTGGTGCTCCCAAATTGCCATCTGAAATAACTGGCAAAACTGTTGAGGaggtatatatttattatttgccCTCTTATGATTCAATATTTTCTTGACGtgatatatttacataattttcaaATGTCTCTCTTTGGCGTTTTGAAGATTATCAAGGAGTGGAATACTGAGCTAGAAGAGCGTACAGGGAGATTCCGGAAACAGGCAAATGCAATAGCTGAATGGGATAAGCGGATCCTGCAGAACCGTGATGTTCTATTGAGGCTTGAGGTTGAGTCTCTTGGAATCTTTTCcttttaaatcttcaaagacATTGTTCTAAGCTTACATCTGATTCTGTATTTTAAGCTATTGTATAGTTAGCTCATACTTTTTGTGTCCTTTCTCAACAAATAGATTGAAGTTGCAAAAGTGGTTGAAACACAGTCTAGTTTGGAAAGACAGCTGGAATTAATCGACACTCATCAACAAGAGGTATGCTGTAAAACTATTATAATCGTATGTGGAGCTGTAGCGTGCAGTGTGAATCATTTGTGCGCTATTCTAATCTGCATGACTGTATATACGTTTTGATTCCAAAATAGGCTATTCACTATGTAGATTAACTGGATTCCCTACTTGTGTGCGGCAGGTTGACAAAGCTTTGAAAAGCATGGAGGAGGAGGCTGAGCGTATATATAATGACGAGCGCAAATCGCTTCTTGACGACGAAGCAGCATCAACAAGAGATGCGATGTGAGAACTCTCAAGTCTTTACACAACCATCACTTTTCTGCATTCATGTTATTCCTAATTTTGTTGTGAAGATCAAATCGTATTCATTCCCTTGTCCATGGTTTTCTTTCATGATTCATCAAACGTACCTCACAGTGACATCCTTGCCTGATCTATGCTTTACAAGAtaatattgttttcattttttcaggTATGAACAGTCTGAGCTTGTGGAACGAGAACTGGAGCATATGACTGAACAAATCAGATCGATAATTCAATCCGTAAATGCAAACCAGGTACACTATTCCCTTTCATGTGAACATACATCATAGCCTATCAAATGCTATTGCAACTTTTACTTGTCCTGTGAACATACATACATGATAACTTATCATATGCTATTGTAAGTTTTACATTCTCTTGTCCTGTAGACATACATCATACGCTTTTAATTTTCATGTGAACATACATCATAACCTATTGTGAATTCTACTTGTCCTGTGAACGAACATACATGCATGATGACTTACCATATGCTATTGTGAATTTTACttatacaacaacaacaacaacataactctttttgtgtgtgtatgtgAAATAGGGTGGAGAACTAGAAGCAGTTGATGGGATGAATCCATTGGATGTAGTAGTGAGGATCTTGAACAATCAACTCAGTTCCTTGATGTGGATTGATGAGAAAGTAAGTTATTTGTTACTTTCATTTTGTTGGTTAATGAATTGTCTTTCTAAGCTATACAAAtgtgtaacttaaaaatcattgACAACAGGCAGAGGAGTTCTCATCTCGGATTCAAAAGATCGCATCTCAGGGCTCTGGTGGAGACCGTGAACTGATGATGGCTCCAAAGCACTGGATGTCTTGATACAAAATTTCCAtgaaaatgtcttttttttttgtagcagAGATGTCTGATCCGATCCGATCCTCACTACTACACCAACCTTGAAGATTGTTTACCTTTTGTATCATTTGGAATTTGGATATTGATAGGGTCATGTTTGAAACTCTTTTATCTTTCATGGTTTGTTGTTGTTATCAGCTTTTTCATGAACATTGAATTTGAACCTTTGTTCTCTAAGGAAGTATATTAATGCACAACGCCATAAGTGGGTAAAACGACGACGTGGTGTCCATTTTAAAGATTCTTACcattattttaaatagatttgtttcccttattttttttttgaacacatacAGATTTGTTTCCTTAAATTCTAGAAAATCAAAGACTTTCTCACATCGATGGATGATTAGAAACGACGACTCACGCATTTCGAAACGTTTGGAGAAATTTCTCTTGAGAGACTAATCAGACCTTTCTTCTCCGTCCAAAGTTACGATGGCAGAGGGAAGCGCCGCTTCGCGTTACGTGAAATTGAGGAAAGAGCAGGCTCCCGTGGAAGATATCACCCCCGGCGAACTCAACCAGCCCATTGATGTTCCTCAGGTCACAATCTCCCCCTCTCACGCACTCCGATCTCGGCCTCTTTAGTTATATATCTTCAGATCTGTATATTCATCGGATGATGCTAGGGTTTGTTGTTGATTTTGTCTCGATCTAGACCTCTATATGATGTGAAGATGATTGAATTATTTGATTGTGGATGAGTGTAACTAGTCTCTGATATAATACGACTTCTCTGATCGATCGATCGATCAATCGTGCATTAGATCCTGAACCTTGGCGATTTCTTTTAAACACTACTTGCTTTGAAATGTTGGTTTCAGCTCTTCATTACTCTCATCAATAAGGGGCTATTATAGACTCTAGTGACATTTCTTAGAAGCTTAGCTTCCGTATGAGAACATGTGATGGAAGTTATAAATCATGTATTATACAAATCACtttccttccttttttttttgtttgcagttgAACGTTCGCAAGTGCCATGAATGTATGCAAGTTCTTCCTGAAACCTATGAACCTCCTTCTGATGAAAACTGGACTACTGGCATTTTCGCTTGCGCTGAAGACCCCGACAGCTGTAAGGGCCTTTCTCCCTCTTTGTTTCATATGATCCTTAGTTTTTTGAATGCTCTTCCTTTGTATGGGGTTTTGCAGGCAGGACTGGTCTCTTTTGTCCCTGTGTACTGTATGGGCGTAACATCGAAGCTGTGAGGGAAGAGATTCCTTGGACTCAACCATGTGTGTGCCATGCTGTCTGTGTTGAGGGAGGAATGGCACTTGCAGCGGTGACCGCACTCTTCAGTGGCTACATTGATCCTCAAACAACAGTCGTCATTTGCGAAGGCCTCTTCTTTGCGTGGTGGATGTGTGGAATCTACTCTGGCTTGTTCCGCCAAGAACTCCAGAAGAAGTATCATCTCaaggtaaaaaaattaaaaattaaaacccaCCACATCAGATCATTTATTCTCTATGACCATTCTGAATTTGACTCATTGTGACTGCAGAATGCGCCGTGTGATCACTGCATGGTTCACTGTTGCTTGCATTGGTGTGCTCTGTGTCAAGAACACAGGGAGATGAAGAATCATCTCTCTGATGCAGATGCTTCTTCTTCAACTACTATGGATCCTCCTCCAGTTCAAGCAATGAACACCGAAGGGAACAAAGAcgcttcgtcttcttcttcatcatcatcgtctCCATCATCCGCCAAAAGCCAACACAATgatctcgagatggtccctctTTAGAAAACATTCCTGCTGCTGCGTGTGCTCGCTAACGTTTTTGTGCAGAGAAGTTTTCGTACCAGCTGATTATGTTGGTTTTACAGATGCAAGTTTTATTCTAAGACCAAGttcattagtattttttttttacattttactGAACTTAACTTTTGAGATCATTGAATGTCTTTGGATATGGaagtaaattatttattttagttatcgTTATGAACTAGTGATTATGCACTATATCAAAACTCTAAACGATCAAACAAAGACTCGGACTATTTCACTTACAAAAATCAAACCCAAAAAGGCTCTACAACTTGTGATTTTTGTAGCCATCCTGATAGTGTTTGGCTCCAACATTAGAAACTATGATCTGTTGTAGAACAATCCTCCAAAGAAGATTATTTTGTGGAGCAGAGCTGTCTCAATGTAACAATAGCTGGCTGAAACCCTGATCTTAGGGGAACAACAGAAGTCACTCTCATGTGTTGTGCATTAAGGTTCTTAGGCCGACTCAACGTCATACGAAACATCTCTCCATCAAAGACCTGATTAACCATAGATGCGGAGGCTTTAGGATTGAGTTTGGTGAAGTGGAAGAACTCATCGGCTGAGCAACCGAAGAGAACAGTCGCAGCTCTATCAAAACAGATGACGGTTTTAACTGATGTATCTGTCACTACAGACATGAGGACACGGTAGAGCAACTTGGGTTCGTTTGATTTGCAGAATTTGCAtaacgaggaagaagaagagaggactCTCTCGCAGCGAGAACAAACTCTGTAGCAATAGTCGCTGAGGTCGACGGCAAGCAATTGACAAAGAACCGTTTGATCCGCTTccatttttagggttttctctcTGGTTTTCAAAGTTTGCTGTGTCGAGACATTTGCAAGACCAGGGGACGAGTCTCTTTTATGGCCTACCACATACAGATTTTCAATTTGTTTCTATAAACCCTTAATGGGCCTTGTACTATATAGTCCGACACCTCTTATAGTGGCCCTTTAGAGTTGAcgaaaacaaaatatcttttgtttttttttctaatttttaaatcaagaAAAAACAGGAAATAAAAAAGCTCTCTCTCACTCAAACCCATTTTCTAAAACCCTCGTTCCTCCAAAATGCCGAGGTTCCCACCATCTCCGTCGCCTAACCACCTCCTGAGACTCTTCTCCTCCTCCAACAAACGCTCATCCTCGTCCTCTCCAACCGCCGCGCTTCTCTCCGGAGACTTCCATCTCCGCCAACAATTCTCCTCCGGGAACGCCGCCCGCGCGGCGAAAGGCGAGAAGGAGCCATGGTGGAAGGAGTCGATGAACAGGGTCCGCAACATCGGGATCTCGGCTCACATAGACTCTGGGAAAACCACGCTCACCGAGCGCGTGCTGTTCTACACGGGCCGGATCCACGAGATCCACGAAGTCAGAGGCAGAGACGGCGTCGGCGCCAAGATGGACTCCATGGACTTGGAGCGCGAGAAAGGTATCACCATCCAATCCGCCGCCACCTACTGTACCTGGAAGGATTACAAGGTGAGTAGTAGTAGATCGAGAGAAATGAATTAATTTTGCGTTTGGGGGGAATCGAACCGTGGTCTCAAGCTTTAACACACGCGCGCCACTAGATTAACTGATTCGTTGTTTGTTTTGGTTGTTTTGATTGGTTGATTGATGTTAGGTTAATATAATCGACACTCCTGGTCACGTTGACTTCACTATTGAAGTGGAGAGAGCTTTGCGTGTGCTAGACGGTGCGATTCTGGTGCTGTGCAGTGTTGGTGGTGTGCAGAGTCAGTCTATTACTGTTGACAGGCAAATGAGGAGGTACGAGGTTCCGAGAGTCGCGTTTATCAACAAGCTCGATAGAATGGGAGCTGATCCTTGGAAAGTGTTGAGCCAAGTATGTTGTTGTATATAACCTATGATCTTTCTATACGAATGAGTTAAgcttttataactttttttttaatttactagGCAAGAGCTAAGCTTCGACATCATAGTGCAGCTGTGCAAATGCCTATTGGTCTAGAAGAAAATTTCAAGGGTCTTATTGACCTTGTGCATTCGAAAGCTATTTTCTTCCATGGATCTAGCGGGTTTgtgttataaacttataatactcgttttttttttttggg is a genomic window containing:
- the LOC108812279 gene encoding cell number regulator 6, whose product is MAEGSAASRYVKLRKEQAPVEDITPGELNQPIDVPQLNVRKCHECMQVLPETYEPPSDENWTTGIFACAEDPDSCRTGLFCPCVLYGRNIEAVREEIPWTQPCVCHAVCVEGGMALAAVTALFSGYIDPQTTVVICEGLFFAWWMCGIYSGLFRQELQKKYHLKNAPCDHCMVHCCLHWCALCQEHREMKNHLSDADASSSTTMDPPPVQAMNTEGNKDASSSSSSSSSPSSAKSQHNDLEMVPL
- the LOC108812280 gene encoding uncharacterized protein LOC108812280, giving the protein MEADQTVLCQLLAVDLSDYCYRVCSRCERVLSSSSSLCKFCKSNEPKLLYRVLMSVVTDTSVKTVICFDRAATVLFGCSADEFFHFTKLNPKASASMVNQVFDGEMFRMTLSRPKNLNAQHMRVTSVVPLRSGFQPAIVTLRQLCSTK
- the LOC108812278 gene encoding nuclear pore complex protein NUP62; this encodes MSGFSFGQSNTGGGGSLFGSSSVASSSSASSTSSPLAFSFNQSTGFGFGANASAPASSTTPSFGFGASASAPTSSATPSFGFGASASAPASSATPSFGFGASAPAPTSSAAPSFGFGASATASGPAASTTPSFGFGATAPTASTPASSAAPSFGFGAPASTGFGFGSSAASSSGSAPSLFGSSTNASAASPGSSPFGFVTSSASQPGASSSATVSAPSPFGAPAPASGSTSLFGSSSSLFSAPSSAASSSSPLFGTSSSAPGSTASLFGAQSSATASTPSPFGAAAPSSSASGSSPSIFGGAAGSSASGSSPSTFGGAAASSASGSSPSIFGAAASSASGSSPSIFGATGSSQSMFGSSTTSASSTLSLFASSLSGAAAASSPSPFGFSTVTSSSTTTNPSPASASTGLSFLKSTGISTTTATSASAPSQSSSSSFSFATPASSGFQSSTGFNLSTASSAPPSTTSPALFSTATTTTTSFSTPAAISAPSSSAAASTTTFPSFGVGSSAANTTTATSPAPAFGFTSSSSAAAATTTFAVPQAASTTATTTQTSLVVASTSGTSTTTVAAPLAGAPKLPSEITGKTVEEIIKEWNTELEERTGRFRKQANAIAEWDKRILQNRDVLLRLEIEVAKVVETQSSLERQLELIDTHQQEVDKALKSMEEEAERIYNDERKSLLDDEAASTRDAMYEQSELVERELEHMTEQIRSIIQSVNANQGGELEAVDGMNPLDVVVRILNNQLSSLMWIDEKAEEFSSRIQKIASQGSGGDRELMMAPKHWMS